Part of the Citrus sinensis cultivar Valencia sweet orange chromosome 2, DVS_A1.0, whole genome shotgun sequence genome, gttctttttatttataaatagaaaaacatatttcagtgaattgattaaaaattataaaattaaaaagacaaagaaaaaatattaattaagtaattttaaaaaaaattatttttttaattaaaaaaagggtgTAGTCTAGAGAAGAAATcggaaaatttacaaaaataaccataaaacttttactattttcacaattaaccctcgaaatttttttctatcaacattagtcAAAGACACGCTTTTCTCccccaaattacccttgtttacaaaccaaaaacaactttctttctccccttttatcaaaccaaacgCAGCTTTGCACTCTTGAATCATCACCGGCGACGGCAAAAGGCAACAGTAAACGCCGATGGTGAACGGTAAAAGTGAAATCTGATCATAATTCATCCGGATCCAACACCAATCGGCACCACTGAGTGGTATAAGTTATTTTCTAAACTTGCGAGAGAGTTTCAGTGCAGTTGCTTGCTGCGAGTCGTTGGACAATCAGCACGAAGCTATGTGCGACAGGCGCATGTCGCACGAAGCTATGTGCGACAGGCGAAGCTATGTGCGACAGGCGCCTGTCGCACAATTGATCACTATCATTTTCCAATTCGTCAAAATGGTTTCAAGTGAATGAAGAGATCTAGTCAACTGCTAGCTATAGCTAGGGTTACTTTGATCTCTTGATCAGCTCGTTCCCATCCTAAACGCTgattaaataacatatataatataagtagACCATTTTAACATACTTATTAAGTCACAGAACTGCTCATTATATCATGttgataataatatcaaaatccaaatagcTAGCTAAAATGGCATTCATCTGCACTTGCAACTGCACATTGATGCATATAACACCATGCTGCCACCATATCTGCCGACTGCTATTGGCTCTTCTTGTGCTTTGGCTTTTACGAACCAGAACCAGGTAACACAACAAGATGCAGGTGCAAATGCAAATAAAGGATACATCTTAGCATCATGTTCCTGTAGCATATTGGACGTCTATACATGAGGATATTGGGGCCCACCTCCGGCAGGCCGTCGTCGTAAAGGAGCGGGTAGAAGTTTACGAGCCCATGCGCCATTTTGTCTTCGCCGCCCCAGTCAACATGGCACCCGTGCTGTGTGTGGCCGCCTGTGAGCTCGTCGGGGGCCACCGCGAACAAGCcattgttgctgctgctgctttgCATGTCATGCATGCAGCCTCGTTCATTCATGCAAACCAAATACAGAGCTTCTCGTGGCGGATGCAATGCTTCCGTTTTGGGCTGGAGTTGTTGGCCAGCTCCGACAACCCGGCCGGAAACAACTCGGGTCGGATTTTACGTGTGATGGTTGAGATGACACGTGCCATGGGATCACAAGGTGTTGTGGAGGGGCAGTACAATGAGCTACAATGTAGTCAATGTGATGAGATGATGATCGGAAATTGAATGGTACTACAGATGTGGAAATGACCTATGAAacatacaagaaaaatgaaggtGGGTTGCACACGTGCGGTGCAGCGTGTGGAGCAATATTAGGAGGTGGGAGTGTGGAGGAGATCGAGTTATCACTGAACCTTCAACTGCTAGCTATGTGCGACAGggtgcctgtcgcacgaaGCTTGGTGCGAaggcgcctgtcgcaccaagcttGGTGCGAaggcgcctgtcgcaccaagtttggtgcgacaggtgctTGTCGCACAAAACTTTGTGCGACAAGCACCCTGTCGCCAGATTCACCCACGACTGCAGTTTCCTGAAACTCTCTCgcaagttcagaaaataatttataccACTCAGTGATGCCGATTGGTGTTGGATTCGGATGAATTATGATCGGATTTCACTTTTACCGTTCGCCGTCGGCGTTTACCGTTGCCTTTTGCCGTCACTGGTGATGATTCAAGAGTGTAAAGCTGcgtttggtttgataaaaaggaagaaagaaagttGCTTTTGGTTTGTAAACAAGGGTAATTTGGAGAGAAAGGCTTAtctttggctaatgttgatagaaaacgtttagagaattaattatgaaaataacaaaagttttatggttatttttgtaaatttcccgaAGAAATCAGTCTCACCCAattagatattattattttattatttgccTGCGTCAGTATCACTTCTCtagacaaagaaaaaatattaattaagtaatttaaaaaaatattttttttaattaaaaaaaaagggtgtAGTCTAGAGAAGAAATCAGTCTCACCCAattagatattattattttattatttgccTGCGTCAGTATCACTTCTCtagacaaagaaaaaatattaattaagtaattttaaaaaaaattatttttttaattaaaaaaaaaaggtgtagTGTAGAGAAGAAATCAGTCTCACCCAattagatattattattttattatttgccTGCGTCAGTATCACTTTCTAGTGGTAAATGCTCAGGTGTGCTAAAGCACATACATTCTCCTTCCCACTCAGTATTCACATCCTGCCACGCCAAGAATGCGGGCCCCATTTCGTAAACCGCCACGTATATGATAAGACCACAGAAATCACACCACTGACTGTCACGTGTACCTCCTTTTCAAATCAGACAAAGCGTACAGACGTGTCGGTGCACTAAAACTCGCCGCGTATAAAACCCAAAACCAGGGGCCAAGGCGAAGTATTCACTCAAGAACCGGAAGTCACGGACTTTGGTGTGAACGGTTACCAAAACAACGAAAATGAATCAACGTTTTTGCTGTCTTATTGTTCTCTTTCTCTCCGTGGTCCCTCTCCTGGCCGCCGGCGACCGTAAAGGAGCGTTGGTTGGGGGATGGAAGCCGATAGAGGACCCCAAGGAGAAGCACGTGATGGAGATCGGACAGTTCGCGGTGACGGAGTACAACAAACAGTCAAAGAGCGCGTTGAAGTTCGAGAGCGTGGAGAAGGGCGAGACTCAGGTGGTTTCCGGCACCAATTACCGGCTGATCTTGGTCGTCAAGGACGGACCTTCGACCAAGAAATTTGAAGCTGTCGTTTGGGAGAAGCCATGGGAGCATTTCAAGAGTCTCACCTCGTTTAAGCCTATGGTTAAATAGGGTGTTTAACAAATAACAATGCATGTAATCTCAGATTGATAATTATTAAGGTTTTCGTTATGTGAgtgatgatattattatattgtttaTGAATGTCAAAGGTGAGTCTTTCAGATTTCgattttccattttctctttcaattgttgttgatgatggtgatgattacttataattttatatgcaGTCCGCCCTGATCtctaatttatgttttaatatgTCGGGCGAAAGTGACGTGATAACTGATACATAAGCATGTGATTGGAGCCATTGCCTGGCGGTCAGCGATGCTTGACCGTCTGCAAAACTGCTAATGATCGGATGGGTATTAGTGTCACCGGCGTTAAGAGGCTCCGTTATTGTTATCGTAGCTTTTTAAATATGAGGTTTAACGAGAGTTTTCATCAATGGAGCTTcagcttttattaaaagaaatttattagtAGTTTGGTTGCTTGCGgtatgtttttattaaatgtcgtaaaatcattttaatgaacaaattttttattctgaaaaatataaaataaatggaacGTGATTGTTGGTTGGTTAAGCAGTTTTGGCTCAACATTATTCCGACAAGCAAACGACACAGTTTCTTTAATTCTCGGCTTAATCTTTGGCTCTGCTCGAATCTGGCTGTTAATAGTAAGGTAGGGAATGTTTCGAACTGGGCTGTTTTTTTTGGCGTCGCGTTATGGAGGATCTGGTATTGGCGAAATCAGTTTCTCTTTAACAAATTGATGTTGGACCCTTTGGCTTTGTTGGTGGATGTCCATACAAGAGCTGAGGAGATTCACAAGCTTCATAACCACCCGTTGCTCACTAGGAATATTAGGGCTCACATGTGGATTTCTTGGCATCCTCCTGAGTGGCCCTGGTGTACTCTGAATACGGATGGTGCTCACAAGTCTCATGGGACTTCCACTGCAGGTGGTTTGATTCGAGATCACTTAGGACGTTGGCTAACATGCTTTGGGATGATGATTGGTTCTTGCTCTGTTACTGTCGCAGAGCTCTGGGGCTTATATCAAGGGATCCAGCTTGCATGGAATTCTGGTATCCGCAGATTGAAAGCTGAAACGGATAGCTTATGCGTTACTCAAGTGGTGGCTAGACCTTCGGTGTTGACCAATGAATATGCTCTTTTGGTCCAGGCTATAAAAGATTATCTCAAATTGGATTGACATGTTTCCATCTCTCATATCTACAAAGAAGTAAATTTTGTTGCAAATTATATGGCGAACCTCGCTTTTTCTATTCCGCTAGGCCTTACTGTGTACCCTTTCCCCCCTTTGGGCGTTAGGGCTCTGTTATTGCATGACTCTTACAGGATTTCTCACCCCCGTACTGTTGTTCTCTAGCTCTTCTTAGAGCcccaattaattaaaaaaaaaagaatttaaaattaaaaaaaaattaattttattagttggGCCAAagtagtttatttaatttcaagattttaTATAAACTACAAccaactaatataaaaaaataaagaatttttaagagtaaaaaagtatttttaactATTAGATAAGTCATATTAAATGTATATTTggagttatttatttattttaattcaatgatttaatatcaaataattaatttattaagtatgTTTGGTTttcaacttaataaaaaaatttaattattaaattgttaaattattttttagatttttatttaattaaaaaattataatgtcatcattaaaaaatattttgtaaaataatcttatttaattaatttattttcatccttacttaaataaaattattaattagcaTTAATCTGTGATAATGAAATAGtggcattattatttttatatacttcaaattagtattatttatctttacaattttttcacataatacattataaatcagaataaaattaataatatattctaatttagaatattaaaaagttaaatattcaCACGAAcatgatttatattatgatataatattatctttcttaaatttgttgagatgtttattacttattatcaggcatttgaatttaaaaaacttttaatttaaatttaaaaatctaactctatttagaattcatgactaattcaagtttatttgtatttcaagcgaaaaaataaatgctaccttaaaaaattcaatggaTGATTAGTGATTTTCGGATTTTCACATGTGATTGGCAAAAATAATCATCATAGAAATATATTGGAGCTGTAAGATTATACTcgttaaatataaaactccCAATTAGTCCATGACTAAAACCAAAAGAGCtgtaaatatatgttatatgtcAGTAAAACAATGATATTGggaaatgaatatttttatatttgcatGATAGTGAATTAGACGAACCATATTATCCTATCCAGAGAATATGTTGAAGGATGTCCTTgttaaattacattataatGTACTTACATCAATCATTAAATTGTAACTAGTGacttaaaaatagaattaactAAACTACTTTTTAGATTATTAAATACacattttgaattaatgtaaGTTACATTATTACCTAACCTAACAACACCATTCGAAGAATGAACAGTATACTTGGACTGATATCAATCTAAAAACAGTTtagatataatttataaagtgGTTAGGACTAGGGAAATTTATAGCCACTAGCTAGGCACTTATGTGTGGGAGTGGGACTATGACTGGAACCGATTGAATTTTTTCCTtcctttaaataaaagtttcctttttatttattttttttttttttaagaaaattgtaaatttcatCCACTTCTGATGAAGAGAAAATAtgaaaggataaaaaattgggtGGGCCCTGCACTTCAAACTTTAATGAAATGGGGTTGTGAAAAAAGTCTTTGGAATGGCCTTAATCCATTTCAGGGTCCACCATGAACGTTGTTAACATGCAATAGTCTGTAGCCGAATCAATCCATGGCTTATATTCTATTTGATATTAAGGTAcggtaattttttaaaagttataattatagtaataaaattataattataaaataaaaattaattgtatataataaatatttttttagataattatgttgataaaattaataaatataaaatttaatcaatttagtcTTCAAACCACagctattaaaatttattaaatattttaatattataatttaaaaattagagctgttcaatttcaattcaaaagGCAATTAGAACTAGCATATTCTAGCATATGCTTATCGGATTTAGCATTTGGACTTTGAAGTTGAAAAAGTGGAGAACGTTTTCCCGCAGGCACGTGGATATGCGGTGTGgctttttcttccatttttccTTTCCTAAATAAATGGTTTGTAAGGAGCATTAAATTGTCTAGCGGGTGGCGAAGCCGAAAGCATGTGATTGTGAAGGTGGAACCGAAAGGAGCATTAGCAAGTGCAAGTTGGCCATCACAAACAgttattaacaatcaataGGAGGAAAATATGTGGATATGAAGATTGGAGAACATAATGCCTGCCCCTCACGGTCATAGATTAAGAtagatttttactttttttaataatggaGAGATAGATTTTGagggaaaataaattaatttgattggttaatgaaattcaagttttttttggtaattttctATGATCATGCATCGTTGTATCAATTTCTATGACTCTACAATGAAAGCAGAAGA contains:
- the LOC102624723 gene encoding cysteine proteinase inhibitor 1 → MNQRFCCLIVLFLSVVPLLAAGDRKGALVGGWKPIEDPKEKHVMEIGQFAVTEYNKQSKSALKFESVEKGETQVVSGTNYRLILVVKDGPSTKKFEAVVWEKPWEHFKSLTSFKPMVK
- the LOC127900357 gene encoding heterodimeric geranylgeranyl pyrophosphate synthase small subunit, chloroplastic-like yields the protein MLPPYLPTAIGSSCALAFTNQNQVTQQDAAYWTSIHEDIGAHLRQAVVVKERVEVYEPMRHFVFAAPVNMAPVLCVAACELVGGHREQAIVAAAALHVMHAASFIHANQIQSFSWRMQCFRFGLELLASSDNPAGNNSGRILRVMVEMTRAMGSQGVVEGQYNELQCSQCDEMMIGN